One part of the Vulpes vulpes isolate BD-2025 unplaced genomic scaffold, VulVul3 u000000660, whole genome shotgun sequence genome encodes these proteins:
- the BTBD7 gene encoding BTB/POZ domain-containing protein 7 isoform X2, with protein MGANASNYPHSCSPRVGGNSQAQQTFIGTSSYSQQGYGCESKLYSLDHGHEKPQDKKKRTSGLATLKKKFIKRRKSNRSADHAKQMRELLSGWDVRDVNALVEEYEGTSALKELSLQASLARPEARTLQKDMADLYEYKYCTDVDLIFQETCFPVHRAILAARCPFFKTLLSSSPEYGAEIIMDINTAGIDMPMFSALLHYLYTGEFGMEDSRFQNVDILVQLSEEFGTPNSLDVDMRGLFDYMCYYDVVLSFSSDSELVEAFGGNQNCLDEELKAHKAIISARSPFFRNLLQRRIRTGEEITDRTLRTPTRIILDESIIPKKYAKVILHCMYTDMVDLSVLHCSPSVGSLSEVQALVAGKPNMTRAEEAMELYHIALFLEFNMLAQAWQKNQSKEFKRSGYIFIHKQHESVIASFPSEKE; from the exons ATGGGTGCTAATGCATCTAACTATCCTCATTCATGTTCCCCGAGGGTAGGGGGAAATTCTCAAGCCCAACAGACTTTTATAG GGACATCATCCTACTCTCAGCAAGGCTATGGTTGTGAATCAAAATTATATAGCCTTGACCATGGCCATGAGAAAccacaagacaaaaaaaagagaacctcTGGCCTTGCCACCCTCAAAAAGAAGTTTATCAAGCGTCGAAAATCTAATAGGTCTGCCGATCATGCCAAGCAGATGCGAGAACTCCTCTCTGGGTGGGATGTTAGAGATGTTAATGCTTTAGTGGAGGAATATGAGGGAACTTCAGCCTTAAAGGAGCTTTCTCTACAAGCCAGTTTGGCTAGACCAGAAGCTCGGACATTGCAGAAAGATATGGCCGATCTTTATGAGTACAAGTATTGTACCGATGTAGACTTAATATTTCAAGAAACTTGTTTTCCGGTTCATCGTGCCATTTTGGCGGCAAGGTGTCCGTTTTTTAAAACACTGCTTTCTTCCTCACCGGAGTATGGGGCAGAGATCATTATGGACATCAATACAGCTGGTATAGACATGCCCATGTTTTCTGCTTTGCTACACTACCTTTATACAGGAGAGTTCGGAATGGAGGACTCAAGGTTTCAAAATGTTGATATCCTCGTTCAGCTTAGTGAAGAATTTGGAACACCAAATTCCCTTGATGTAGATATGCGTGGACTTTTTGATTACATGTGTTATTATGATGTTGTCCTTAGTTTTTCTTCAGACTCTGAACTGGTTGAAGCTTTTGGTGGAAATCAGAACTGTTTAGATGAAGAGCTCAAAGCTCACAAGGCTATTATTTCAGCACGGTCCCCATTTTTTCGGAATTTATTACAAAGGAGGATACGGACTGGTGAAGAAATCACAGACCGAACTTTGAGGACTCCCACAAGAATTATATTAGATGAGTCTATTATACCAAAAAAATATGCGAAAGttatattacactgtatgtatACTGATATGGTGGACCTTTCCGTCTTGCACTGTAGCCCCTCTGTGGGGAGTCTCAGTGAGGTTCAGGCTCTCGTCGCAGGGAAGCCAAACATGACCAGGGCAGAAGAAGCCATGGAACTTTACCACATAGCACTGTTCTTGGAATTTAACATGCTTGCACAAG